From the genome of Dermacentor andersoni chromosome 3, qqDerAnde1_hic_scaffold, whole genome shotgun sequence:
AGTGACCAACTTTGTTTAAACCACAATCTTAAGAAGGTTGCAAGTAGGCAGGCATGGCGGGGCAATTTGTTTCTCGGCCTCAAGTAAGCTGGGAAACTTTGGTCCACGCATCTGTAGCGCCAACTGGATGCCAGAAGAACCGCCGTTTGTTaaatgttccactggagtggtgCATTGAATTCCATGTCATGTGGGATATCATACGAAGCCACCaagcattgacaccaaggacaacatagaggaaatgtggtgcttaataaatgaaatcaagaaatgataaattaatggaaattaaagtggatgaaaaaacaacttgccgcaggtgggaaccaaacccacaaccttcgcatttcgcgtgcgaccATCGCACGCGAAACTACAGCAGATCATTATTCCTGTCTTCAATGACATACAGCTCAATGTCAACTTCACGGTAACACTAAAGGACGACCTATGCAGACAGTCTCAATAAAACTTGATGTATTAAAATCAAAACAGCCCGTTGAAACCACAAAGTTATCTTGAGGGTTCTTCCTACAAGCCCACTAAAACTGCAACTGCCATTATCCACAAAGGAATCAACACTGTGGCGATTCAACCAACCCGCACGAAGGTGACCCTCACCATGGAACGTGCCAACAGTGAGCCTTTCTGAGGCAAGACCACGAATTTAACCTTCCAGAACAGGAGCTCCGTTGGCTTGACTTGGGCCAGTGGCCCTAAATACATCATTATGACACAGCATGCATTAACAATTGCAAACTCAGGTTCATGCCTTCATCAGCATAAGTTTGTGGACAACACATGAAAGGGGGCCATGTGTGACTAGTGATCCTGCCGAGGAGTCCGAGATGTCGATGTGTGAAAATCGTTTGATTAGGGGAACATTTGTAAAGCAAACTTGAGCTGTCGCTTGAAACAATACCATGCACTTTAACAAGTGGTGCCAATTTTTAGGCATAGTGAGCACCTACACTGCTCATATAATTTAGCTAAAAAGAAAGTAAGGCAGAATGGGCCATATAAGACTAATGACAATAGTTTTGGCATAAACAGACATTTTCTCAGACCATGTGACAATTCCGTATTTTGGAAAGTATGAAATATTGTTAAACGTAGCTGCTCTCAGATGATTCTACACAAGTATTTGTCCTTATGCATGTATTATTTGCCCTAAGTAAATAAATTCTGAAATTtcatctgccaaaagcacaataagattatgaggaacgctttagagggggactccggatttatACTACACACACGGGGCTCTTTATCGTGCGCCCAATGCACCTTATATTTTTGCATTTTGGCACCATAGGAGTGTGGGTGTTGCCGCCGGGGTTTTATGGTGCTCCAtttggcttagcagtgcaatgtcaaagccactgcgccaccacggTTTCTGCGTTGCTGGTAGAGGGGTAGCTTCCAAGAAATGCAGTTCGCGCGACCTAtttgtgctgctttttacaatTAGATTTTAGGCTTGTTacttctgttgcttcaatactagtaattattgtTGATGAAACTGTGCGTTTGTCTTTCCTTTTTTACTTTGATTACACTAGTTTCTGCGGCCGGCTAATCTTACAGCTTATTCTACTACTATAATGCATGTTCCATTAGTAGTCATAAGCATTGGAGGAAACCACTTATTTTTAATAAACTTTGTTCACTATCCCATATGTTCTGAATGCTGGAGCACTCTTACCTGTGTGCATGTAGGCAAAACTGCTTTTGCCTTTGCGTTATCTTATTGCTTAAgtaaaaataaattgttgcgTTTTTACTTTTTCAGATGCTCTGCGAGCTCTTACTCAAGCAACATATTCCAGCGGTCATCTGTCAGAAGACTGGGTGTATCAAAGTACCATTAGGGGCGCGATCTTGTACGAGTTCCAAAATAGAACCGAGGCGGTCAGTTCTGTACGTCACGAAATAGGTGGTCCGCAATGTTCGCGAGAACGAGAGGAAGCAAACAGCCAATGAGCGAAGTGGAAGCCGGCGTCACGCTTTTGACGTCTGCTTGGGGACCGTATAATATATTGAGAAGCGTTTCCAACATGTTGAGAAATATTTTGCTATTGTGACTGAGTAGCAAAATGTGTTGGTGTTGCTTTTCAAAGATTCAATTTGGGATGCGAAACGACTGATACAAAATATTGCGGTTAATGTCTTCAAATGGCGCTAGGTGGTGTCGCAGTTCTGTGAAACGTTTAGTGATGGCGCTAGCCACCACCCCCTTTCAAGCACATGGCGCGAATTTTGAAGCGGTTGGTTCAGTCGTTCAGTCGAGCATTGCAAGCCATGGCGCTAAACGTGGCAGCACCGGTGAAGGGGCCGCGTGTGTCGGAGGCACAGAGGGAGACGGTGGTCGCCTTCATGGAGCAGCATCTCCAGCTGACTATAAGATCCAGTGAGCTGGGGCCGCGCTTCACTGTTGGCGACAGCCGACGGCTGGGGCAGCAGCTGGCCGACACGCTGAACAGGGAAGGCCCTGTCGTCAAAACCActgagcagtggcaggagcggtGGCGGAAGAAAGTTTTTGAGGCACGCTGCGACGCTGCCGCAATTGCCCAAGAGCAAAGGTGAGTGATCGTCCAATGGTCTGGGTGATTTGTCCTTTGACATTGGCGTGTATATTCAGAAccacaggaggggggggggggggctacccgGTTTCCGTGGCCGAGTCCTCCAGCTGAGCGGGACGGTCCGTCTCCACGGCGTGACCAACCTCTCCTACCAAGAGGTAAGCACATTGCCGCCGTAATATCATGGTCTCCTGAACGGTGCCGGTTTAGAGTTTGCCATTATCTGTAAATGGTACCTTTAGCGGAACGCGACACCATTGGTGAACAGGAAAATAGCGTAGGAGAGAATGGAAAAGCAGGTAGGTTAATCAACTAGAATCTCAGTTGGCGGCGCTTTCGAAAAAAGGGGGATTAAGTGATCAACACAGAATTAAAATGCCTTCAGGGAAGTGCACGAGGACGGTAATACATGGGATCATTAAGCACTCAATGATTGCGGAATATTTCCGCAAATGTGTAGCACGAAAACTTGTAACATAGGCATTGTTACGAATAGCCACGTAGTGAAGGGACACGCTTATGACGCCTTCCAGCAGGCTGACATTCCCACCTCCGCCATGGAAGTCGTCGTCCAAGCTAcagacgaggctgcgtgaggagCACCGCGACACGTAAGCATTAGAGGAGTGAGTGTTTTAATTATCGCCAAATGTGTGTGCAGTTCGTAAACATTTATTGTGTTTACTCTACAGCGGCAGAGGATCCACCACGCGGTGCGTCACCTACCGAAAGGGTGGTCGCTGCACCTGGTAAGTTATTGGTCCTCAAGCTGTTAAAGAAAATGAGCTTTAGTATTTTATTGAACCAGCCCAATAAGCCATACTATGGCCATAGCCATGTTAGGGCGGAAGACGCTGTTGCGAACAGTCGGCAGACCAAAATCTCTTTCGTGTCGGCCTAATGCGAACGAGCTTCAAGTAACCACTCAATGATCTTGATAAACGTAGCCTTTATGGAGACTCGAGTATGGCTAGCAGTCATAAGTACCTGTTCTTTTGCCATTAACACTACCTTTGTATTCTCCATGTGGAGCACATGGTGTACCCAGGTGCAATATATGCACTTTGCTATCACTTTTAACCTCCACTGTATAGATTCAAAGTTCAGACTATTTCGTCATGAGAACGAAGTTAGTACATGCAAACTTGACTTCATTATACCAGTATTGTTCACTGCGATCGTTGGTAGAACTGTGTACTGGTGTCTTGGTAATCGGAGTTTATTGATCAAACTATTCATATTACAAATGCGAAATGGTTGATTCGCAGTCACTGAAGGGAAATCTTATCCTTTGATAATGCATTAGGAGCACAGCGTCAGTGGCCGCACTGTCCATCCGAACGTAAACTTGGCAATCTCCACTAAACAACAAGAACTGTTGAACGCACGATACACCTTCCATTGCAACGAGTTCGCCTTCTATGCTCAACGAAAAAGAACCTGATCAAGAATGGGACCAGGCCAAGCATGTATTCAAATCTGCAGCTGAATAGTGCAGATGCTTTGGCTTCATATTAAGGCGTCATCAGCAAAGCAGATACACCATTTGTGAGCCTCGTTGTTGAGAGCCAGCCTCCACTACGAGATGTTACCAAAGCGCATTCTTCTCATAGTGTATGAGCTAAAATATCGCCCTCTACCTTTTCGGCAACCCGGATGATCATTTCGATATGCGAGTTCCATGACCTTTCTCTATGCTCAGTGAAAAAGGCACTTCTCAGCAGACACTTTGCGATAATTTGAATGCCTCGGCTCGGATGTCCTTCCAAAGATCCATAAATGATGACATCGGCTCTGCCTCACTGATCCTAGCTTCCATACGTCGAAGTAACTCTGGCGTGAAGTGTTCTTTCCACCCTCCGACTTTGGCTGTTCGTACTACGCTGTATTTCGTTTGATCCCCTTCATAGCCCTGCTTGCAGGTTATCATGCTTCGATCAAATACCTTTTTCCAGTGAGGGCTGCGACTTTTGCGAAAGTCAACGACCACGACGCTTCGCATATGCTCTGGCTTGGAGCTCTCCAGCGCCTTGTGAAGCAATGTTTCATCTTCTAATAAAGCTCGTCCATAGCGCTCTCCCAGAAAGTGCGCTACCTTGAGAATCACGTCACGAGTGTCCTTCTTCATTTCTTCGTAAGTCACGAAGAGCACGTTGGGTTTCTGCCTGAGCTTGTAAGCCGATGCCACGTGTTCGAAGTAGTCACCGTACCCAAAGTTCCCGCTGACAAACACGTTAACAAATTCTTCGAACGTGGCATCCTGGTACTCGAATGAGCTGAGGTTGGTCACCATGTGGTACATTGAAACGCACACATCCCACGGATTGCGGGCAACGTAAATGTACTTTCCTTCTTCGCTGAGGGTATCCTCACTCAAGGGCAAGTGCGTGGCAAAGGTTCTCAAGGACAGGGATGACTTCCAGCCCTTTATATCCATATACTCAATGAAACGGTAGTCCTTAGCAAAGTCTTCGTGCGTAGTCATTGGCTCACCCTCTCTCAGAATAAGCTGCACAATGTACATCATCCAATGTGTACCGCTCTTCGGAAACGTTGACTGCACCACATCTCCCTTTTGCGCTCGAAACTTAAGGTTTTCTCGAAGCGTCTCTGGAACTATGCCTGCACACCTAGGTACTCCATCTATAACTTGGTGCAATGGCTTTCGAAGCTCCATTCTTTGTAGCTCCCTGAAAAAGGGAAATGTATAATTAGAAACAATGCAGTGGGTATATTTTACGAAACTTTTAGTTTTGGTTGGGATGTCTATTCGTAGGAAGTCAGACAGGAATAACATGTTAACCAAACATTTAAAGTTTTCCAACATTTCCACTGACCGCAATGCGCGTAAAGGCTAAAACGTTTTCATGTTAGGAGCAGTTATAAAGGATTCACTTTGTACATTATCGCCATCATTGTCACCTTAAAAACGCTTCTAATCTATTGCAATTATTGCAGATACTCGGTGCGGGATGCGGCAGATCAGCACTCTGAACGCCAAATCTTCCCCTATGTGTTGAAACATATATTTGCCGCAATGTCAGGCCTGCAGGGCTCAAAATTATCTGCGCATGCGTTTTTCGCGAGGCAACCTACACTACTTTACATGCACTGTTGTTGCTCAATTAAGATTCGTTCTAACGTGTTATACATGAGGGACACAAAGACGCTTCTTGAAATGGGAGGCGTGCCGGTTAAAATAAAATGAATCATCATCTTTGAACTACTAGACAACTTCACTCTCGAAACATCCTAATTCTTTTCGTTTTGTGCCGTGTAGCATCAGCACTTCACGATGAGCGAGATTCTGGTGCTGTATGCTTGTCACCTATACGCACAAAAAAGGCAACATACAAAGCACTTTCAGCTCTGAAGGTTCTAGCATGCTCTAACACAGCTATGCACTCGTATGCCAGAATGCGTTTTAATTTATAAAGGCCGCGATACGTCTGTTCTAAGCTTCAATAGTTTAGTTCTTTTTTAACTGCACTGCTTGaacaaaaaattaccgacgattacgttacttcctaatgcgaaatttgagcgcagcaaataacctgtttcaccttttcgatagattgaggcaaagaaatcgagcaacacatgtatgcgctatcacagaatttttttgtttatttttcacacgtattcctttaacaaagactccactaacagttcttgacagtcatgaaggaagctttgtggtcggagaaatagactgatatatgttcgacttagtacaccaatgcttgattctcaaagacgagatctatacaagtgcctcgcgaggttgtcacagccgtgggacgcgttaccagcgagaggaacgggatgttctcccgcataagtgttaggaaattgctgtttgtctttatgtcaacattaaagtcccccactactaacatcggtgtggatcgatggacggttaatgcgagttgcaggaagtgcacgacgtcccaccgatctggctctctgattgccaccgcacaggtgttgcattggaggaggagcgaagaaaggaattaagttcgagccggcgctttgacaaccggagactcgcaggaagaggggggaggggggcggcgtgtacacccagcggcaaacgatgggggcagaagcgcgcgcagcaagcggacaacacgataaagggaggagggaagagatagcagcgactgactgataccgctgacgccgatagtgagtcaaccccagctg
Proteins encoded in this window:
- the LOC140216565 gene encoding sulfotransferase 1E1-like; this translates as MVTNLSSFEYQDATFEEFVNVFVSGNFGYGDYFEHVASAYKLRQKPNVLFVTYEEMKKDTRDVILKVAHFLGERYGRALLEDETLLHKALESSKPEHMRSVVVVDFRKSRSPHWKKLEDQ